The window TTTCACTTGCTGAATCGCGACCCGCATGGACGAGTCTTTTTTCTTTCGCAGCGCGATCTCGATCGGGTCGTCCATCCCCACAACTTCGCTGGCCGGAATCAGCCGCGCGCGCAGGTGCGAAAAACCAGCGAGCGCAGCGGGCGCGCCGACCAGCAGCAGCGAGGCCTCGGCGTGACGCTCGAGAAAAGCCCGACAGGCCGCGAGCGTGACACGCGGGCCGTGATCTCCCCCCATGCAATCGACGGCCAGCGTGATCGCGCGGGGTGGGGACGTGACAGAATCGGAGGACGCAACCATCAAAACAAAGGCCCGACGCTACGCTAGAAGTAGCTTCGGGCCTTCAGCCTTGAAACAGCAGGTCAGGCTTCTGACTTGGTCTTGAGCACCTTGCGCCCGCGATAGAAGCCGTTGGGGCTGATATGGTGGCGCAGGTGGGTCTCGCCCGTGGTCGGCTCGACAGCCAAGCCCGGCACGCCCAGTGCGTTGTGGGAACGATGCATGCCGCGCTTGGACGGCGACTTCTTGTTTTGCTGGACAGCCATGCTGGCTCCTGAAAATGGTCGGGTGAGTGGGTGGGCACGCGCTTGACCGTGGGCTCTGGCGGCCCCTGCCGTCCATCCGCCACATCCGAAGGGCGGCGCGCGCGAAGCCCATGATTATAGCCCCATCGAAGGAGTAGATGCCAGCCCATCGGCTTCGAGCCTATTTCCGCTTATCCGACCGCAGCGTGCCAAGCACTGCGAACGGGTTGGGGCGGGCAGCCTCTGCGCCGTCGAACTCGGGATCCACTGCGGAGAGCTTCACGGGCTCAGGGCACTGCTCGTGACGAGGAGTCAGGGGAATTTCCATCAACAATTCATCCTCGATCAACGCCCGTAGATCGAAGTCTCGGCTGGCGACGAGCACGTCCTCCTCGGATTCCTCATCCTCGACGGCAGCTGTGTCTTCGTCTGCGACGAACCGAAACCAGCGATCAACCTTCAATTCAAGGTCCACCAACGCCAGACAACGTTGGCAGACGAGGGGCACCGTTGTGGAAGCGCTCAGATGAAGCCAGGGAACAGGGGCTTCCGCATGCCCTTCGCGCTCAGTGCCAACGGCCTCCCAGCGCACGCGCGAACCGGCCGTCGGGCTGCCCAGCTCCGCGGCCAGGCGCGGATAGGCGCTAACGGGCTCCTCGGCCGAAAGCGTCGCGGCAGTCTCGGCGAAGCGGTTCACGTCGAGCTTGTCCGGGGTGAATTCTCTGCTCATCGTCGCCAGTCTAAACCGCTCACGCACAATCATGCGCCATGCAACGCCCCGTGATTCTTGCCTCGACCTCGCGATATCGCCGCGAGTTGCTCGCCCGTTTCCTTCTACCCTTCGACGTCCACGCCCCCGGGGTTGACGAAACACCCTTGCCAAATGAGGCGCCAAGCGTTCTTGCCGAGCGGCTCGCTCTCGAAAAGGCGGTGGCGGTGGCGCGCCGCTTTCCGGATGCAGTGGTCATCGGCTCCGACCAAGTGGCCGACCTGGCCGGCGAGCCGCTGGGCAAACCCGGAAACCACGCCCGTGCGACAGACCAATTGCGCCGCATGCGTGGTAAGACCCTGGTCTTCCAAACAGCTGTGGCCGTTGTCTGCCAAGCTGCCGGCTTCAGCCAGCGCGACCTGGCGCCCGTGCGGGTCGTATTCCGAAATCTCAGCGACGCGGCGATCGAGCGCTACTTGCTGGCAGAGCAGCCGTACGACTGCGCCGGCAGCGCCAAAAGCGAAGGCCTTGGCATCGCGCTGCTGGAGGCCATCGACAGCGACGATCCGACGGCGCTGGTCGGCCTGCCCCTGATCCGCACCGCCAACATGCTGCGCGCCGCAGGGATCGATCTGCTGTGAGTCGAGGCAAACTCTACCTCGTTCCGGCGCCGCTCGATTTCGGTTGCGACACGCCCACCGCGCTTCACGACGTGCTGCCGTCAGGCACCCTGCAAGTCGCTGCCAGCATCACCCACTGGATCTGCGAAAACGCGAAATCGGCACGCGCCTATCTCAAGCGCATCGATGGCATCACGCGCCTGGCCGCACCACTGCAGGCGCAGCAGATCCAGGAGTTGCCGCGCGAAGTCCACAAAAAGGGCGATCACCAGGCGGGCCAGTTCGATGCGCGCCCCCTGCTGACCGCAGCGCTGGCCGGCAGCCCTGTCGGATTGCTCAGCGAGGCCGGCATGCCGGCCGTTGCAGACCCGGGGTCGTCCGTGGTGCGCGCAGCACATGAGCTGGGCATAGCGGTGGTGCCCCTCACCGGACCGGTGTCGCTCCTGCTCGCGCTCGCGGCAAGCGGGCTCAATGGCCAGAATTTCGCCTTCGTCGGCTACCTGCCGCAGGAAGCCGAGGCCCGCGTCCAGCGCATCCGCGAGCTCGAATCGCTTGCGTTGCGCACCGGCCAGACCCAACTCTTCATCGAAACGCCCTACCGAAATACTGCCCTGCTGCAAGCCTTGCTGCAGACTCTCCAGCAAAACACACGCCTCGCGGTTGCCCGCGGCCTGACGTTGGCGAGCGCCGACATCCGCAGCGAGACGGTGAAAGCCTGGCGCGCCAAGCCCGCCGGCACCGACGAACGCACACCCGCTGTGTTCGCGATCGGACGCTGAGCGTGTCTGCCACTGTCATGCAGCTGTCAACCCGCACGCGATGGGCATCGCGCGGGCAGTTCTTCGCGTCGGGCTTCATCTTCGCCACGTGGGGAGTGCATATCCCCACGGTAAAAACCCAATACAGCGCCAATGAGGCTGAACTCGGTCTGGCCATGCTGGCCGCCGGTGTGGGCGCCCTGCTTGGCTTGACGCAGGCGAGCCGGTGGATCGGCCGCTACGGCGCGCGAGCGACAGCTGGTTCCTGCGGGACCATTTATGCCCTGCTGCTCGCTGGCCTGCTCGTCATGCCCGGCTATGCCGCATTGCTGGGCCTGCTGGCAGCCTTCGGCATCGTTACCAGCGTATTCGACGTGGCCATCAACACCGAAGCCGCAGAACTCGAGCTGCGCAACGGGCGTCCGCTCATGAGCGGGATGCATGGCATGTTCAGCCTGGGAGGCATGGCCGGGGCAGTGACCGGCAGCGCTGCGCTCGCTGCGGGCCTTGCGCCGCAATTGCATCTGACGCTGGTCGCGAGCGCCATGGCGGTGGCGATCGTATTTGCCGCCCAACGGATGCTGCCCCGCGAAGCCACTTCTTTCGCCGCCAACAACGAAGGCTTCCGCCTGCCTCGCGGCGCCCTCGTCATTCTCGGCGTACTGGCCGCGCTGGGGTTGATTGCCGAAGGCGCAATCTACGATTGGAGCGTGCTCTATCTCAAGCAGGAACTGGGCAGTCCGCAACAGCAGGCCGCCCTGGCGTACGCCAGCTTCTCGGCCGCCATGGCCACGACACGCTTCTTTGGCGACGCGATGCGGGCGCGCTTCGCGCCGGCGGTGCTGCTGCGTGGCAGCGCACTGCTTGCCGCAGCCTCCATGACGCTGGTCTTGCTGACCGAGGCGCCCTGGCTGGCGCTGGTCGGATTCGCAGGGGTGGGGGTCGGCTTCGCCAACGTGGTGCCGATACTGTTCGCGGCATCGGCACGCGTGCCGGGCATCGAGCCGGCGCGCGGCATCGCGGCGGTTTCCGCGGCGGCCTATCTGGGCTTCATGGCGGGGCCGCCCGTGATCGGCTTTCTGGCCGAGGTCAGTTCGCTGACTGCTGCGCTGTATGTCGTCGTGGCATTCGCCATGGGGCTCGCAGCGTCCGCGCGCTGGGCAGACCCTGCCTGATCAACGCAGCGCCGGTGCGCTGCGCATCGCGCGCACTGATGCATCGCCGAGCGCCGCGCCGAACTTCTTGGCCAGCTTCTCGGCCACGTTGTCGCGGCGCGTGTAGTCGATGACTTCCTCGGCCTTGACGACCTCACGCGCGACGAAATCGACATTGCCTAGCTGATCGGCCAGCCCGAGATCCACTGCCTGCTGCCCGCTCCAGAAGAGGCCGCTGAACAGGCCCGGCGTGCCAGTCTTCAGCCGATCGCCACGCCCCTTCTTGACCACATCGATGAACTGCGCGTGAATCTGCTCGAGCATTTGCTGGGCATGCGCGCGCTGGGCATCGCTCATCGGGCTGAAGGGATCGAGAAACCCCTTGTTCTCGCCGGCGGTCAGCAGCCTGCGCTCGACCCCGACCTTTTCCATCAGCCCCGTGAAACCGAAGCCGTCCATCAGTACGCCGATGCTTCCGACAATGCTGGCCTTGTCGACGAAGACCTTGTCTGTTGCCGCGGCGATGTAGTAGGCCGCCGAAGCGCAGGTCTCCTCCACCACCGCGTACACCGGCTTGTTGTGCTTGGCCCGCAGGCGGCGAATCTCATCGTTGATGATGCCGGCCTGCACCGGACTTCCGCCCGGGGAATTGATCAAGAGAACGACTGCTTTGGCGCCCTCGTCCTCGAAGGCGGTCTTCATCGCCGCCACGACGAATTCCGCGCTTGCATCGGCGCCGTTGGCGATCTCGCCCTTGATCTCGACGACCGCGGTGTGTGCCGTGGTCTTGGCGGTGGCCGGCGTGCCGCGCGAGATGGCAAGCCAGACCAGAAAGATGAAGAAGGCCAGCCAGCTCAGCCGGACGAAAGTTTTCCAGCGGCGTGTGGCCCGCTGTTCGCGCAGGCTGGCAAAGGCGAGCTTCTCGAGCGTAGCGCGCTCCCAACCGGGTTGCTGCGTCGGATCGTTCCTGGCGCTGCTGTGCGCCGGCGTGGCGCGTTCGAAAGGCTCGAAACCCTCGGGTTCCGTGCGGTGGGGATCGGTCATGTCAGAAAGCCAGGGGTTGGAGGTTCCAGGCAGTATGCCAGTGCACCACGCCGTCGCGTTCGCTCAATGCGATCTTCACCAGACCGCCGCGGCAGGGCCCACCAGCGCATTCACCTGTGTCCGGCTTGTAGACGGCGCCGTGGGTCGCGCACAGAAGCCACCGGCCGCTGTCGTCGAAGAAGCGGTCGGGCTGGAAGTCCAGCTCCATTGCCACGTGGCTGCAGCGGTTCAGGTACGCATGTACCTGCCCTTCGTAACGGACTGCGAAGGCCCGGCAGGTCTGGCCGCCGTGAACCACGTCAAAGGGCACGGCACGGCCGCCCTCCACCAGATCGGCGGCATTGCACAGGGGAATGCTCTCGCTCATTTCCTGATTTTCAAGCGTTCTCGAGTAGCCATTGCGTCAGACCGGCTACAGAGTGCGCGACATAGAGCGGCTGCAGCGAGTCGAAAGCATCGGGCTCGTGCGCGCCGTAGCTCACGCCCACGCTTGCACAACCGGCATTGACAGCGAGCTGCAGATCATGAGTGGTGTCGCCGACCATCAAGGTGCGCTCGGCCGGCACCCCCAGTTCATCCATGAGCTCCAGGAGCATGCGCGGGTGCGGCTTGCCGAATGTCTCATCGGCCGTGCGCGAGGCGTCGAAGCGGTCGCGCAGCGCGACGGTGGCCAAGGCCTCGTTCAGTCCGCGCCGCGACTTGCCGGTGGCCACTGCGAGCTTGTGTCCCCGATCTTGGAGTGCGTCGAGCATCGGCAGGACGTCATCGAACAGCACGAGGTCGTCCTGGTGCTTGAGATAGTGGTAGCGATAGCGCCCCCCGAGCTCGGCGTATTTCTCGCGGGGCACATCGGGCGCAGCACGGGCGAGCGCCTCGGCGAGGCCGAGGCCGATCACCCATGCGGCGTCGTTCTCGCTCGGCTTGGCGCCGCCGACGTCAACCACCGCGGCCTGGATGCAGCGCACGATGAGGCGGGTGGAGTCGTAGAGGGTGCCGTCCCAATCGAAGGCGATCAGGTCGAAGCGACGCGGGCGGATGTCAGTCATGGGTAACGGGCGGAACGGAAACGGCGAGCGCGTCGAGGGCAAGTTGAGGCATCAGCGTGCGCAACTCGAGCGGCAGCTCAGCCTGCAACGCCATGCGCGCGCCGCTTACGGGGTGGGTGAACTGGAGGCGCCAAGCGTGCAGGAACATGCGTTTCAGGCCAAGCTTCTGCAGCGCGCGGTTGCGCTCGAAGTCGCCGTACTTGTCGTCCCCGGCGATCGCATGACCACCGGAGGCGAGGTGGACGCGAATCTGATGCGTGCGGCCCGTCTTGATGGTGACGGCGAGCAGGGAAAATGAGGCCGGCTCGATCGGCAGCGAAACTTGGGCCAGCACCTTGACGAGTGTCACTGCACGCATGGCATCGGGGTGGTCCTTGGCAACAACGCGGACGCGCCGCTCGCCTGGATCCGAGGATCCAGGTCGGCTCGGCAGCAGATATCGTGCGAGTGGTGCGTCGAGCACCTTCTGGTTCACGGGCCAGCAGCCCTCGACCAGTGCCAGGTAAGTCTTGCCGGTCTCGCGCTCGCGAAACTGGTGCTGCAAGC is drawn from Variovorax sp. PBS-H4 and contains these coding sequences:
- the rpmF gene encoding 50S ribosomal protein L32, whose protein sequence is MAVQQNKKSPSKRGMHRSHNALGVPGLAVEPTTGETHLRHHISPNGFYRGRKVLKTKSEA
- a CDS encoding YceD family protein — translated: MSREFTPDKLDVNRFAETAATLSAEEPVSAYPRLAAELGSPTAGSRVRWEAVGTEREGHAEAPVPWLHLSASTTVPLVCQRCLALVDLELKVDRWFRFVADEDTAAVEDEESEEDVLVASRDFDLRALIEDELLMEIPLTPRHEQCPEPVKLSAVDPEFDGAEAARPNPFAVLGTLRSDKRK
- a CDS encoding Maf family protein, whose translation is MQRPVILASTSRYRRELLARFLLPFDVHAPGVDETPLPNEAPSVLAERLALEKAVAVARRFPDAVVIGSDQVADLAGEPLGKPGNHARATDQLRRMRGKTLVFQTAVAVVCQAAGFSQRDLAPVRVVFRNLSDAAIERYLLAEQPYDCAGSAKSEGLGIALLEAIDSDDPTALVGLPLIRTANMLRAAGIDLL
- a CDS encoding SAM-dependent methyltransferase, which encodes MSRGKLYLVPAPLDFGCDTPTALHDVLPSGTLQVAASITHWICENAKSARAYLKRIDGITRLAAPLQAQQIQELPREVHKKGDHQAGQFDARPLLTAALAGSPVGLLSEAGMPAVADPGSSVVRAAHELGIAVVPLTGPVSLLLALAASGLNGQNFAFVGYLPQEAEARVQRIRELESLALRTGQTQLFIETPYRNTALLQALLQTLQQNTRLAVARGLTLASADIRSETVKAWRAKPAGTDERTPAVFAIGR
- a CDS encoding MFS transporter codes for the protein MQLSTRTRWASRGQFFASGFIFATWGVHIPTVKTQYSANEAELGLAMLAAGVGALLGLTQASRWIGRYGARATAGSCGTIYALLLAGLLVMPGYAALLGLLAAFGIVTSVFDVAINTEAAELELRNGRPLMSGMHGMFSLGGMAGAVTGSAALAAGLAPQLHLTLVASAMAVAIVFAAQRMLPREATSFAANNEGFRLPRGALVILGVLAALGLIAEGAIYDWSVLYLKQELGSPQQQAALAYASFSAAMATTRFFGDAMRARFAPAVLLRGSALLAAASMTLVLLTEAPWLALVGFAGVGVGFANVVPILFAASARVPGIEPARGIAAVSAAAYLGFMAGPPVIGFLAEVSSLTAALYVVVAFAMGLAASARWADPA
- a CDS encoding S49 family peptidase: MTDPHRTEPEGFEPFERATPAHSSARNDPTQQPGWERATLEKLAFASLREQRATRRWKTFVRLSWLAFFIFLVWLAISRGTPATAKTTAHTAVVEIKGEIANGADASAEFVVAAMKTAFEDEGAKAVVLLINSPGGSPVQAGIINDEIRRLRAKHNKPVYAVVEETCASAAYYIAAATDKVFVDKASIVGSIGVLMDGFGFTGLMEKVGVERRLLTAGENKGFLDPFSPMSDAQRAHAQQMLEQIHAQFIDVVKKGRGDRLKTGTPGLFSGLFWSGQQAVDLGLADQLGNVDFVAREVVKAEEVIDYTRRDNVAEKLAKKFGAALGDASVRAMRSAPALR
- a CDS encoding Rieske (2Fe-2S) protein: MSESIPLCNAADLVEGGRAVPFDVVHGGQTCRAFAVRYEGQVHAYLNRCSHVAMELDFQPDRFFDDSGRWLLCATHGAVYKPDTGECAGGPCRGGLVKIALSERDGVVHWHTAWNLQPLAF
- a CDS encoding HAD-IIIA family hydrolase, which gives rise to MTDIRPRRFDLIAFDWDGTLYDSTRLIVRCIQAAVVDVGGAKPSENDAAWVIGLGLAEALARAAPDVPREKYAELGGRYRYHYLKHQDDLVLFDDVLPMLDALQDRGHKLAVATGKSRRGLNEALATVALRDRFDASRTADETFGKPHPRMLLELMDELGVPAERTLMVGDTTHDLQLAVNAGCASVGVSYGAHEPDAFDSLQPLYVAHSVAGLTQWLLENA
- a CDS encoding RluA family pseudouridine synthase — translated: MKNIIGAKPSPAAAEVRFLTVDGEFAGQRLDNFLFRELKGVPKTHVYRIIRSGEVRINKGRAQAETRLEAGDVLRLPPLRMAAGGEREGSLPRAPGREFPLLYEDDAILAIDKPAGVAVHGGSGVSSGVIEQLRTARPASRFLELVHRLDRETSGILLVAKKRSALTGLQHQFRERETGKTYLALVEGCWPVNQKVLDAPLARYLLPSRPGSSDPGERRVRVVAKDHPDAMRAVTLVKVLAQVSLPIEPASFSLLAVTIKTGRTHQIRVHLASGGHAIAGDDKYGDFERNRALQKLGLKRMFLHAWRLQFTHPVSGARMALQAELPLELRTLMPQLALDALAVSVPPVTHD